The Raphanus sativus cultivar WK10039 chromosome 2, ASM80110v3, whole genome shotgun sequence DNA segment TCCCCAGCTAGCGCTTCCGCCAGGTTTCGTTCTCGTCTCCGATGATCGAATCAAATCTGTGAGATCGAACGATTCAATTTTCCGTTAGGGTTTTCAATTTGTTGCTGTTGTTTCCAGAACGTTCGTGGAGAAGAATTACAGAGATTTGAAgtctctaaaccctaagttcCCCTTCCTGATCCGCGAATGCAGTGGGATCCAGCCTCAGATGTGGGCGCGATATGGTAATTAGGCTTttgatctctcttctctttgatTAGAGTTTGAATATACACATTGGCTCCAAGATTCAAAATCATTTGTAAGTTATACTGCTGCACCTAGAGAACGTTTGGCTTGAAAAATGTTCAATGCAAATAGAGTAGAGGAGGATTATTGTGCTTATTGGGTAAAACATGCTGTATGTTCTTTAAAGATTTGATATGAATGTGGTCATGGTAGTGACGACGATGAAAATGTTATATGCATATTGGCTAGTGCTTAGTTTAGATGAATTGATTCTTGTATGTAACCTCTAGGGCCTTGGCTGAAAATGTAATGTTTGTAACCATCAATTAACTTTACATGATTTCTTCTCAGGTGATAGTTAAAggatgtgattttttttttccgtagTTCATATTTGTCTTTCATGTGAATGTCAGAATCTATAGTTTGTGATAATGCATACCTAAAGTTGTTGTTCtttctgtttcttttgttttcttcgtGCGTGACTATATTAGGGATTAGATGAAAGCATGAAACATAGGCACGTGTATTTTACTTTGGCAACTAGTATCTACAACGTGTCCATATTTTGTGTGCGTATGCAGATATGGGTGTGGAGAGGTGTGTAAATTTGGATGGGATGAGCGAGTCACAGATTCTCAAGTCTCTTGAAGACCTTGTCAAAGCCGGAGGAGCTACAAAAGCCTAAggttatttgttttgtttttgtttttgtttctccaGATGATCCCGAATAAGCTTTAACCGGAAACACTCATTTGACATTTTCCCGTCAATCTACTATCGATTACTTTCGTTTTgagttgtttttttcttcttcttgatgatGTAATCCTTGAACTTGGTATACATCAAAACCTTTCCATATGATTGAAATCATAAGAAAAGAGGAAGTAAACATAACAATTGTAGGCCATTTAAAGCAATTATTATGGGTACTGGTGAAGTGCGTTTCTGAATCATGTTTTCTAAATTCTAGCCAAAATGAATTTGCAAATTCAAGTTAATGCAGTAAAGGAGATTAAGCAGTCCTAGAAAGCAATGTGGATGAACCAATTGCTCCTAATTACTGTATTGTTAAACGTGGATCCATcgtatgttatatatatagtataaaagaGTTATTGGTAATGGAAGATTAACAAATTACTAAAAAGAATCTTATGTAAAAGGTTCTAGAAGCTAAAGGCACTAACTCATGTTTGAAAGAGGGGAGGGGGGCCAATGTCGTTATTGACAATATAATATCAAAATCCACTTTGTTTTTACAACGCCAACccctttttcattattttaaattgagtttttcatttctttttttcttgtcaacGAGTTTTTCCTTTCTAAAATGAAGTATTTTCTTGCTTTCAACCAATATATGGTATAATAAATAAGCTACAAACTGAAACCATATATGTTAATgataatatagttataattaatattttagatgttacaaaaacaattaatttcTACAACATTTAGTTTAAGTTATGTGGGAACTCTTTGAATTGACAATAACTTAGAACAACATTATTGATAGTATAACATGTGTATTGTAAAATTTGTAGAGCCACTAATATGAAAACATCTAAAGAGACTGTCCTTCTTGAGTATCTCCCACAAGGGATGACTCTCCTTCTCTTTCttgtcttttattatttttttacatttttttgtctTGAGAACTCTATTGAGAATTTCCCACGGCTAATGCTCTTAAATATTACAatagtttgtttttgttaaaatttggtgcatatattattaaagtgaCAAAAGCATACATAACATGTGAATATTACATTGCTCCAGtggataaaaatagtaatttccATCTGCAGCCCAGCTTGACTTTTGTGAGATAGTGAAATGTTGTCAATAATTTCTCGAGGGTATAATTAACCCTGATCTCTTATCCGAAGTTTTTAACTcatgatttgatatttttttaaaaaatttatacttttGTGTTAAGAGACAGTCTTTATATCTCTTATTCAAAAGAcgtttcttaatttttcttagttaaaatctaaGAAAAGTTACCGTCTCTTAACCAAAGTTAAGAATCCCAATCAAGAGACCGGGTTAATCATAgtcaatcattttttttttggttctacTAACTCTTTAGCTATTCTAAATTTATAATAGAAGAAAatctttttaacttttaaaattttctcaaaaaagtaaacattaaaatttgaaaaaccaaGAACTGAGAAATTCCTATGTAGATTGATTTTCCAGAGTCCACGAAACACGGCTAATTCTAAATACGTACGGCACATGTCATTGTCTACGTATAGAATAACAATCGACCTTCATGCCTATAAAAGTAAGTCTTTTTGAAATAAGGTAAATACGCGTACGTAGTAGATAACAACAGAAGCGTTTCAAACAAATATTCAACCGCACATGTGGAGAAGGTTTGCTAATCTAAATAATCTAATGGAAGGTTTAGCTACGTCGTGTAAAGTTAGGGATTGATGTTCACATTCTATGTGTAAAGGATTTGTACGTAAATCACATATGCATTAGACTAATCACGTATAATATTCAAGCTGTAATATGTACGATGACTGGTATTTTTTGGCCGTGACGGCAAAGATTTTTTTGTTCTCCAAAAGGTAATCAAACATACAAGAAAGTGTGAGGAAAGGAAAATACGCCAAAAATATAGAAGTTAGATTGAAAATCAGCTGACCAACTATACATAGTATGTTGTCTACTTGTAGAAGTTGGAACGTAAGCTCTACCTTCTTATTCGTTTTACTTAAAATATCATTGTTACAATTTTAGAATATGGTTTAGTCTTTTCTCAATTTTCTCAAATACATTAGTCAAATTCATCTAAATATATCATGAATATCATAGACATGACATGATCACCAATCGGACAAATGATCTTCTGTAATATGATGATAAAcatctttttcagttttttttgggTGTACGAAGTATGTATTATGGTAACGTAAGATTTTAGTATGGTATGTCTTTTGGAATTTAGGATCAGTTTAATTGCATGTGGAAAGATTCAAAGAGCATAGCAAAGGAGATATTTAAATTAAGATTCCAACGAGTTCATATCTTCTTAGCCACCTTTCCTTATCAGCGGTCCTGTTTAAAATAGGgacacaaacaaaacaaaacccatCTACTTGTTGTATGTGCCCTCAATTATATCACATATGTTTTGTCCTCATATTATCTCTCctgtctctttctttctttttgttttttttttttatttttgctaaattgtGCGTCTCTCAGAGTGACTTTTCTCTCGTGGCGGCCTCGAAGCTATGTTTGTTTCATGAGTAGACATCTTATCTGTTCATGGCTGCTGCAATTCTCTATTGCTACTATTGGGATATGTTAACATCCCATATATTATGATTTAGCTATATCTTCGGTTATGTAAAGTTTCCTATAAACTCGAGATTGTATGAGTATATATACGATGGCTACTTAACGCCTAAGGATAAGAAACAAGAGATTGAAACCTAATttgtcatggtatcagagcttgaACCTAGAAACACAAATTCTCTCTAGATTTTTGATTCTGATCTTGATCAAACTCTTCTTGCAATCGCAAGGGAGAAAGACCTTCGACTGAAACCTCTGGTGCTCTGTTTTTCAATCAACGAAACAGAGTAATGGCGCTCGCGACAAACAAAGAACAGAAGTACAAGACTATAACTCCATACGACCTAAGTGCTAACGACAACCCGGGTGCAGTCATCTCTCACCCTCTGCTCAACAGTCACAACTACGATGAGTGGGCTGTGAACCTGCGTATGGCGCTTAGTTCCAGAAAGAAGTTCGGTTTTCTCGATGGAAGTCTACCGAAACCTGCATCTGATTCACCATACCTTGAGGATTGGACTGCAAATAACCACCTCCTGGTAGGATGGATCAAACAAACTATTGATCCAAAGCTGCGATCTTCTATATCTACACGGGAGATAGCTAAAGATCTTTGGGACATAATCAAGAAGAGATTCTCGCTCAAGAGTGGAGCAAGGCTGCAGCAACTCCGAAACTCGCTTGCTACATGTAAGCAAAACGGATCAACTGTGGATGACTACTTCGGCCGTCTGACAAAGTTGTGGGATGGTATTGCGGAGTGTATGAACTCTAAAATTTGCACTTGTAATAAGTGTGAATGTGACCTGAATTCTGCGCATGAGAAGGAGAGAGAGGTCTTGCGCGTACATGATTTTCTATCTGGATTGGATGATTCTGTTCATGGAGTGATTCGCTCACAAATATGTGCAATTACTCCTCTTCCAGACCTTGACAGTGTGTATCAGACGGTGTCTCAGAATGAGACTTTGCGTTCGAACACTACTGCTGACAATCCGGTGATGAGCTTCACGGCTCAGAATTCTTCCAATCGGAGGCCCGGGACAGTTTACACAAGAGAGCTCTCGAAGCCGAGCTCGAATGATACTTCTGCAAATCGTGGAGGACAAGGAACTCGGGACTGGTCCAAACAGTGCTCGGTGTGTGGTAGAGCAGGACATGAAAGTTCTGCATGTTTCAAGGTGATCGGGTTCCCTGAATGGTGGGGAGAACGGAGTAAAAACCGATCAGATTATCGTTCGTCACCATCATCAGCTGGCCGAGGTCGTGGAGCTCCTACCAGAGCTAATGCGGCACAAGTGAACACAGCTACGGCAGGATCGACGAGTGAGATAACAGAACATGATCGTCAGGGATTGATTGGACTCTCAGATGATCAGTGGGTTGCGGTTCAAAAACTCATCAATGCGGGGAAATCAACAGCAAACTTGAGTGGTAAGAGTAATGATATCTTTTGGATACTTGATACTGGAGCGACCCACCACATGACTGGCCAGTTGGACTTGCTCGAGGACGTTCGGGACATTACGCCAGTGTCGGTTATGTTACCTGCAGGCGCTGATGTCTTGACCCTTAAACAGGGAACTGTTCGAGTGACATCTCGATTGTCACTGCAGAATGTTTATTATGTTGATGGATTCCATACGAACTTGATTTCGCTTGGACAACTTGTGACAGACAATTATTTGGTGGGGCAAGTAACTGATAAACTCATGGTTTTGCAGGACCGAGCCACGAGGATGCTGATTGGAGCGGGtaagagagagggagaagggTTGTACC contains these protein-coding regions:
- the LOC130508764 gene encoding NADH dehydrogenase [ubiquinone] 1 alpha subcomplex subunit 2-like produces the protein MAWRGNVSKSLKELRILLCQSSPASASARTFVEKNYRDLKSLNPKFPFLIRECSGIQPQMWARYDMGVERCVNLDGMSESQILKSLEDLVKAGGATKA